Genomic segment of Saprospira sp. CCB-QB6:
TTTGGCTGGCAAAGGCTGGCCATAATCAATTTCGTACTGCTGGCTAAATTCAGCGATATTTTCCATCTTTCTTTAACAATTTTGATCCCGCGTCTAGCAGCGGGCGCAGCCCGCTGGGCCTAGCGCTGTGGAGGGGTGGCCCGAAGGGCCAGACCCAGGCGGCGCAGCCGCCGCAGGGCCGAGCAGCCTTGCGAGCCCCGCAACATAGCGCCGCAAGGCGAAGCCGCAGCGGAGGCCCCTAGTCCTCCCCTACTCCCAACTGAAAATCGATCAATTCCATTTGGGTTTCTAGCTTTTGGCCAATCCCAAAATATTGATGTAAAGTCACACCAAGGCCAAGAGCGTACTCTACTCGTTCATAAGGGCCAATTTGGTAACTAAAGCGATCTTCATAGCGCTTGCCCAAAATCTCTTTTGGAGGTAGGCGCTTAGCCGAAACCTGCATAAAAACATCGCCCTTACAGGTATTGTAGGTAGAAGAATCGGCGGTGGGCAAATAGAGTGGCGCCTGAAACTCCCCTCCCCCACGGCCTTGGCAGCGGACAAAAAGCGTATCGTTTCGGAGCAACCATTTGGCCTGGTTAAGGTCTAAATAAAGTCCATCGGCTTTTTGTTCAGTTTGGAGCAACTCAAGTTTTTGTTCTATCGGTTCTTTTTCTTGATTGTGAAAGGTATAGCGATAGGTCCAGACCGTCCCTTTTTGCTTAGGGACAAAACTTGCTTTTGGACTGGCTTGCTCAGGCAATTCTTTGGGCGTATGGCAAGCCCCGAAAAGAAAAACGAGTAGTATCAGGGAATATAATTTAGGCATAAGTGGGGAGTTTATTGGCCAACTTCTTGGCGGATTTGCTGCATCAAATAGTTCCAGTCTTCAAAGGGGAAGCGACCTTCCTCGCCTTTGGCATGGGCTTTATTTCGGATGGAATAGCAGGCATACTGATCGCTTTCGAATAACCAACCGAGTTTGCGATCATAGCGCCAGTGGTACTCGCTATCTTCATAGTAAAAGATGGCAATGGGTTTTTGTTCCACCTTTGCAAAGCCCTTGATGCGAAGTTCATTAAAGGCGGCAAAGGTTTTGGCCGCATAATCCTCCGTAGCTTTTTCACTTTCGAGGCCCACAAAATCGTGTAAAAGGGCATGGGCCAAATTGCGGTTGGTCCATTTTCCACCTTGTTGTTCCCAGTAATTGAGCAAGAGGTCTAGCTCTTCTGGAGAAAGGGCGTAGGGGTGCCAGTTTTCGAGATTCCACCAACCCATCAGCTGTTTTTCTTGATGAGGGGCCGAGAGGTAGAGGTATTTTTCGCCTCCTTCTGGATGTGGCGTATATTCTAGGCGGAGCTTATAGCCTCTGCCGCAATCAAACTCGAGAATCAGGATGCGATTAAAGCCTTCTTGGCGTTGGCCGCCTACTTTAAAATCAAATTGTTCTCGTTCTACTTTAAAATCTTTACTTAGTTCATCTAGCCATTGGTCCACCATTTCTTCCGAAATTTCGGAGCGTTCCAAAAAGCTGAAGAGGTTCCAAAAAGCCAACTTTTTAAAAGTGGCGGGCATTGTTTGTTCCATAGTTTTGTATTGAGGGGCTAAAGATACGCTAGTTTATTTAGAACTCATTTAAAAACAACTCTCCTTAGGCAGAAAAGCTCATTTTTAAATGGTTTGGCTGAAAGCGATGGCCTAGGGGCAAAAAAAAGCGCAACCTAAAAAGGTTGCGCTTTTCTTATTGAGCAAAGAGCGAATTTAGTCGTTCTCGCTACTTACTAGGGTTCCGATGGCTTCTCCTTGGAGAATACGAATCAGGTTATCAGGTTCATTAATATCAAAAACCACAATAGGCATAGCATTTTCTTGGCACATCGTGAAGGCCGTCATATCCATAATAGAAAGGCCAGAGCGGATAATCTCAGAGAAAGAGATGTTATCAAACTTTTTGGCATTGGGATCTAGTTCTGGATCGGCAGTATAAATACCATCTACGCGAGTTCCCTTTAAGATGACATCTGCATTGATTTCGCTAGCGCGGAGAGCGGCAGCAGAATCTGTGGTAAAATAGGGATTTCCTGTTCCGGCAGCAAAAATAACCACCCGGCCTTTTTCTAGGTGTCGGATAGCGCGGCGGCGGATATAGGGTTCGGCTACTTTATCCATACCTAGAGCCGTCATCAGTCGGGTATAAATGCCTTCTGCTTCTAGGGCAGATTGCAAGGCAAGGCCATTAATTACCGTGGCCAACATGCCCATATAATCGCCTTGAACTCTTTCGATGCCAGAATCTTTGGCTTCTAGTCCGCGGAAAATATTTCCTCCTCCGATAACAACAGCCACCTCGATCCCTTGATCTACGGCTCTGCGAATTTCGGAAGCATAATGTTCCAACATTTTGGGAGAGATACCAAAATCTTTGCCGCCCATCAGCGACTCACCACTAAGTTTGAGGAGGACTCTTTTATAATTAGCCATGATAATAGAAAGCTTCTAGAAGTTGTTGAAAAGATCTGTCTCTGTCTATTTTTGGGTATAAAAAAAGCGTTTCGACGGCATCGAAACGCTTTTATATTGCTTATACAAGCATTAACCTAGGGTAATGTGTACAAAAGAAGTAACCGTAAGGTCCTTATCTAGTGTACCAAGGAATTGAGCAACAGTTTGCTTGTTTCCTTTTACGAACTCTTGGTTAAGCAATGTGTTTTCTTTGTAGAAAGCATTGAGTTTACCCATAGCGATACGCTCGAGTAGTTCCTCGGGCTTACCTTCGTTGCGGGCAACTTCTTTTCCGATTTCGATCTCTTTCTCTACGATAGAGGCATCTACACCGTCCTTATCTACAGCGATGGGGTGCATAGCAGCAATTTGCATAGCTACATCCTTACCAGCTGTTTCTAGGTTCTCAACATCTTTGTTGAATCCTACAACAACACCAGCTTTGTTGCCCATGTGTACATAAGAGATAACTTTAGCAGCTTCAACGCGGCCGTAGCTGTTCAACTCAATTTTTTCACCGATAACACCTGTTTTCTCAACAAGTGCATCAGCTACAGTTTTGCCAGCGCTTAGTTCTAGAGCGGCAAGAGCTTCAGCATTTTCGGGGAAGTTAGCCAAGGCCAACTCAGCGATAGAGGCTACAAAAGCAACGAATTCGTCGTTTTTAGCTACAAAGTCAGTTTCGCAGCTAATACGAACAGCGATACCTTTAGTCGCGTCTTCAGAAGTAAGTGCCAAAACAACACCCTCTTTAGCTTCGCGATCAGCGCGCTTTTCGGTCATTTTTTGGCCCTTCTTACGAAGATACTCAATAGCACCGTCAAAGTCGCCTTCAGCTTCTTGTAGGGCTTTTTTACAATCCATCATGCCAGCGCCAGTTTGGTCGCGTAGCTGTTTAACTTCGGCTGCAGAAATTTTGAAAGCCATTGTCAATTATTGGTTTATAAGGTGTGAGATGTGATGTCGTCGCTTATTTCTCGGCGCTAGCCTTTTCCTCTTTCACTTTTTTGCCTTCTTCTAGACCTTCGCGGATAGCCTCAGTGAGGTAGTTTACCACGATAGCGATAGCTTTAGAAGCATCATCGTTAGAAGGAACAGCAAAATCTACTTGAGTAGGATCAGAGTTAGTATCTACGATACCAATTGTGCTAATACCCAAACGCTTTGCTTCAGCGATAGCCAAGTGCTCATGGCTGATATCTACTACGAACAAACTGTTAGGTAGGCGGTTTAGGTCAGCAATACCACCAAACATACGGTGAAGTTTAGCGTGCTGACGGCTAAGTACCAAACGCTCCTTTTTCGTGATGTTCTCTAGGGTACCATCATTGAGCATACGCTCGATGCTTTGCATTTTGCGTACAGACTTGCGAATAGTCGCAAAGTTAGTCATCATACCTCCCAACCAACGGTCAGTAACGAAAGGCATGCCTACGCTAGTAGCTGCTTTTTCTACAATACCACGAGCTTGCTTCTTGGTACCAACAAAAAGGATCTTTTTGCCAGACTTAGCCATTTGCTTCATGGCTTTAGCAGTCTCTTCTAGCGATTCAATTGTGCGGTTAAGGTCAATTACGTGAATACCTTTACGCTCCATAAAAATGAAGGGACGCATTTTGGGGTTCCACTTTCTTTTCATGTGGCCAAAATGACAACCCGCATCCAACAACTCTTTATAAGTAGGTGTTTGCATATCTTTATCTATAATTTGTAGCTTGGGCCACTAAGCAGCCCCAAGCAGAGAGATGGCAGAAATAAAATTAACGTTTGCTGAACTGGAAGCTCTTACGGGCCTTGGGCTTACCGTATTTCTTACGCTCAACAACACGAGGATCACGACTGAGGTATTTTTTCACCTTGAGCGGGCTGCGGAACTCTTCGTTCACTTCTACCAACGCTCTAGAGATACCCAAACGAACAGCCTCAGCTTGTCCTTTGATTCCACCTCCACTTACATTCACCTGAATGTCATATAGGTTTTGTACTTCTACTTCCTGAAGAGGAGCTACTACTTTTCCTTGAATGTGAACAGCAGGAAAGTACTCTTTATAATCAAGACCATTAACCGTTACTTTGCCAGAACCCTGACGCAGGTATACACGGGCTACGGCCGCTTTTCTTCTTCCGATAGTGTTAATCATTTCCATATCGTAATACTTGCGTTTTATTATTTATTAGTAGGATCGAAAGGCTGAGGCTTCTGAGCCTGATGAGGATGCTCCGAACCTTCATACACAAACAATTTTTTGAAAGTGGCACGACCCAATTTGTTCTTGGGCAACATACCTTTGATCGCATTCTCTAGCACGCGGCGAGGACGCTTGGCCAACAACTCTGCAGCTGTAGCCGACTTCTGACCACCTGGGTATCCAGAATAAGTCAAATATACTTTCTGTTGCAATTTGCGACCAGTCAAGTTGACTTTCTCAGCATTGATGATGATCACATAATCTCCTGTATCTACATGAGGAGTAAAGCATGCTTTGTGCTTGCCTCTTAGCACCTTAGCAATTTCAGAAGCAAGACGACCTAGGGTTTTACCCTCGGCATCCACAATCCACCAATTGCGCTCTACGGTCTCTTTTTTTGCAGACTGTGTTCTGTAACTCAGCGTATCCACAATTCCTATAATTTTATATTAGTAATCAATTTATTAGCGGCTTTTGAGCCCAAAAACAATCTACTTTAGCCCAAAGCGCTTGCAAATGTACAATTCCTATTCTGTATTAGGAAGCTTTTTTAAGGGTTTTTTCAATAACACTTTTGTAAATCACTGAAAATCAACCCTAAAATCGCACAAAAATTTTAAAACTGCTCTTTTTCAAGGGGTTTTGGGGCCCGCGGCCAGCTAGGCCTTTCAGCCTAGCTCGGCCGCCGCTATGCTGCGGGGCTCACAGGTCTGTTCGGCCCTTCAGCCGCCTGCGGCGGCTTCGGTCTGGCCTTCGGCCACCCCTCCGCAGCGCTGGGCCAATATACGCCTAGCCGCCCCCCTCTTCTCTCCCCCCATTAATTCCCCCTTCGCTAAAAGCAATTGTTAAGCTTTTATTAAAGCAGAGACTCAACGAACTTTATTGATGAGCCTAATGAGCATACTTTTAAGGTCGTTGACGACACTCCAGACATCGTTGACTATACTTCAAAGGTCCTTAGTTCCTAATCAATTAGTACTAATTTTAAAAAAGGTCGATCGAGTGGGTAACAATAGGAGAATTGCTGGCATAAATAGCATATTCACAAAGTTCTAACTAAAAAAATCACAAAAAACAGATCGACATGGCCAATTTGAATTTCAATCGGATTTCAAGAGTATTGACGGATCAGGAGATGCAAGATGTGGAGCAACAACTTGATAGCTGTCAGCAAATACTTTCCTTCTTAACTGAGTTAGATAGCAAAGAGCGAAAAACGCTCAAACGAATTAATGTAGACCACCATCATTTTGTACAAGAGACCTTAAGCGTCATGAATTATGTAGAGCTTCCTTTGCCGCCTCATGTAGGGGCCGATGAAATTGCAAAAGACTTGGCCCTGTACGAGCAGTTGCAGCAGCTCATTATTAAGGTAGAGCAGTTGTTGAAGCGCCTAAAAGATAGTTCGGCCTTGGCGGGCAGTGAGGCCTATAGCCAAAGTAGTTTGGTCTATCATTTACTGGGCGCCATGGCCGATAGTAGTCTGCCGGGTTATGCTAGCGCCCATGAGCGGCTAAAAGCTTACTTTAAAAAGTATGGCCGCAATAATAGCCATGAGCTGGATCCAGAAGAATAGAAAAGGTCCCCGCAGCCATAAGGCTGCGGGGACCTTTTTGTTGCTGTGGGTTTCAACCTACAA
This window contains:
- the rpsI gene encoding 30S ribosomal protein S9 gives rise to the protein MEMINTIGRRKAAVARVYLRQGSGKVTVNGLDYKEYFPAVHIQGKVVAPLQEVEVQNLYDIQVNVSGGGIKGQAEAVRLGISRALVEVNEEFRSPLKVKKYLSRDPRVVERKKYGKPKARKSFQFSKR
- the pyrH gene encoding UMP kinase, encoding MANYKRVLLKLSGESLMGGKDFGISPKMLEHYASEIRRAVDQGIEVAVVIGGGNIFRGLEAKDSGIERVQGDYMGMLATVINGLALQSALEAEGIYTRLMTALGMDKVAEPYIRRRAIRHLEKGRVVIFAAGTGNPYFTTDSAAALRASEINADVILKGTRVDGIYTADPELDPNAKKFDNISFSEIIRSGLSIMDMTAFTMCQENAMPIVVFDINEPDNLIRILQGEAIGTLVSSEND
- the rplM gene encoding 50S ribosomal protein L13, with translation MDTLSYRTQSAKKETVERNWWIVDAEGKTLGRLASEIAKVLRGKHKACFTPHVDTGDYVIIINAEKVNLTGRKLQQKVYLTYSGYPGGQKSATAAELLAKRPRRVLENAIKGMLPKNKLGRATFKKLFVYEGSEHPHQAQKPQPFDPTNK
- the rpsB gene encoding 30S ribosomal protein S2, producing MQTPTYKELLDAGCHFGHMKRKWNPKMRPFIFMERKGIHVIDLNRTIESLEETAKAMKQMAKSGKKILFVGTKKQARGIVEKAATSVGMPFVTDRWLGGMMTNFATIRKSVRKMQSIERMLNDGTLENITKKERLVLSRQHAKLHRMFGGIADLNRLPNSLFVVDISHEHLAIAEAKRLGISTIGIVDTNSDPTQVDFAVPSNDDASKAIAIVVNYLTEAIREGLEEGKKVKEEKASAEK
- the tsf gene encoding translation elongation factor Ts, which translates into the protein MAFKISAAEVKQLRDQTGAGMMDCKKALQEAEGDFDGAIEYLRKKGQKMTEKRADREAKEGVVLALTSEDATKGIAVRISCETDFVAKNDEFVAFVASIAELALANFPENAEALAALELSAGKTVADALVEKTGVIGEKIELNSYGRVEAAKVISYVHMGNKAGVVVGFNKDVENLETAGKDVAMQIAAMHPIAVDKDGVDASIVEKEIEIGKEVARNEGKPEELLERIAMGKLNAFYKENTLLNQEFVKGNKQTVAQFLGTLDKDLTVTSFVHITLG